Below is a genomic region from Castanea sativa cultivar Marrone di Chiusa Pesio chromosome 2, ASM4071231v1.
CTTAAGAATATGTGAGTCAATATGTGTacgattttcaaaattcaatttattggtTTCTTCTTAGCTTAGGCACTTTGCTAGACAAAGTTGGTTGCATGGGGTCTGGGAGTTTATCTTGGTTTGAAATTCTTGAGTCCTTGGATTAATATGAAGATGTTGCTCTTCAAAAATTCTCTATAATTACAGTCACTAGTTCCTTactttcttaaataattgtgcaGAAATAATGGTAGTAACTACAACAGCTATCTAACTGAAAGCATCCCAAATTCACGGGAAATGTGGCCTAAGTGTACCATCAATGAGCAGCTTCTTAGACCTAGCATGAATGAAGACTCAAGTTTTTCTAATGCAAGAAGTACCCAACAATCAGCCGATGAATTTCTCtttgcaaaaatcaaagaggaGACGCCAGACACTTTCCCCAAATTGAGTGAAATGATATGCAATCCCTCTAGTTCAGAAGAATCACATTCACTCTCCATAAGAAATGAGTTGCAATGTTCTCCTAATAATCTATGGCTCAGCAACTTCTCCTCTGGTCGCCAAATTATTGGACAACCTTCTGCAGGAGATTTGTACTCTAATACTCAGAACCCTGCAAGTTTTGGAGGTGTAGCTGGATCCAGCAGATGTAACTTCAGCCATGTTTTTCCAAGTACTAATTCATCACTCTCAGATTTGTCATCTTCATTAATTTCATCAAGTTCTTTGGGCTTGAGCCTGCAGACTTTGGATCTTTTGACATCTACCAATTATGGTGGGAGTTTTAGCCAATCTTCACATGATATTTTTGGCATTCGTCGAGATAGGATGTCTCTTAGCCCTGATCACATGCAAGAACTTGCGGATAGTCCATCAAACAGCTACAACAAAGTGAGTATCTTATTCTTCTTGGTGGGGAATCGgttcttttcttttaactttctagcttatttgcttatttatgaatttttaaaacttcatttttttttctagattaaCTATACTTTAACAAACTTTTCACAAAAAAGCTACATGTGATTTTTTGCTTATGTgagtaaaattttcataatcttCTTCACAATTGCAcaatagaaaaataaggaaataataaTGGACTAGAGGTTTAGATCCTAAAGAGAGAATGCATTTGAGTGAAGTTGGAAATTTCTTGCAGTATATCTTGAAATGTCTTATAGATTTTCACTCTCAATTGTTGATGAATTTattgtgtcatttttttttctattgaaacATGACATTTTCGTAGCAAAAGCTTACTATTATAGCGTATAGTTACTAAATCCAATATAGATATAATCAACAATGTTAGTATTACCAAAAACCTTATTTTAAGGAAATCAATTaatagagtaccctaagaaatTTAGAGGATTTGAATCcttataatttaattggttAACATTTCATTGTGTGCCCATGACATCTAGGATTCAAATTCCACTTGTAATTATTATATAgtttggaaaaaatatatacttagCAAAGAACTTGAAATGttgttttgatttcatttctcatccattaaaaaaggaaaaaaaaaaagacacttgGTGAAGAAAATTTGGAAGGAGAGATAGATGGTGATAACGATTTTGTATCATTTGATTAGCGGGAGGGACTCTGCAACTTTTTTTGTGTTcagttttttacttttctttcccCTTAATTTTCTACACGTGGAAGATTCTTTTCAGCTTTATATATACATTCTAGACTTCAACAGCATTATTCTCATTGCCATGATccaaaaattaaacttttctcttcaattttaaAAGACAACAGCTTTCATGAATGGAGTTACAAGAAAGAAGAGGGCTAGTAGTGTTTCTGAGGCAAAAGAGTCGCATGCAGTAGCTAAG
It encodes:
- the LOC142626098 gene encoding transcription factor bHLH110-like isoform X3; this translates as MDSANFHHQHQLQEQLAEYFTSAAQSGYKASTTHDWIPSIVLNNGSNYNSYLTESIPNSREMWPKCTINEQLLRPSMNEDSSFSNARSTQQSADEFLFAKIKEETPDTFPKLSEMICNPSSSEESHSLSIRNELQCSPNNLWLSNFSSGRQIIGQPSAGDLYSNTQNPASFGGVAGSSRCNFSHVFPSTNSSLSDLSSSLISSSSLGLSLQTLDLLTSTNYGGSFSQSSHDIFGIRRDRMSLSPDHMQELADSPSNSYNKTTAFMNGVTRKKRASSVSEAKESHAVAKKSQSGSRCSCPPLKVRKEKLGDRIAALQRLVAPFGKTLSMPYMKISHSKPNRAMQTGLSDKDGTELERDLKSRGLCLLPLSYASYVSGYE
- the LOC142626098 gene encoding transcription factor bHLH110-like isoform X4, whose amino-acid sequence is MDSANFHHQHQLQEQLAEYFTSAAQSGYKASTTHDWIPSIVLNNGSNYNSYLTESIPNSREMWPKCTINEQLLRPSMNEDSSFSNARSTQQSADEFLFAKIKEETPDTFPKLSEMICNPSSSEESHSLSIRNELQCSPNNLWLSNFSSGRQIIGQPSAGDLYSNTQNPASFGGVAGSSRCNFSHVFPSTNSSLSDLSSSLISSSSLGLSLQTLDLLTSTNYGGSFSQSSHDIFGIRRDRMSLSPDHMQELADSPSNSYNKTTAFMNGVTRKKRASSVSEAKESHAVAKKSQSGSRCSCPPLKVRKEKLGDRIAALQRLVAPFGKKLLGTFNSFMTKSRV
- the LOC142626098 gene encoding transcription factor bHLH110-like isoform X2, encoding MDSANFHHQHQLQEQLAEYFTSAAQSGYKASTTHDWIPSIVLNNGSNYNSYLTESIPNSREMWPKCTINEQLLRPSMNEDSSFSNARSTQQSADEFLFAKIKEETPDTFPKLSEMICNPSSSEESHSLSIRNELQCSPNNLWLSNFSSGRQIIGQPSAGDLYSNTQNPASFGGVAGSSRCNFSHVFPSTNSSLSDLSSSLISSSSLGLSLQTLDLLTSTNYGGSFSQSSHDIFGIRRDRMSLSPDHMQELADSPSNSYNKTTAFMNGVTRKKRASSVSEAKESHAVAKKSQSGSRCSCPPLKVRKEKLGDRIAALQRLVAPFGKTDTASVLTEAIGYIQFLHDQVQGLSDKDGTELERDLKSRGLCLLPLSYASYVSGYE
- the LOC142626098 gene encoding transcription factor bHLH110-like isoform X1, encoding MDSANFHHQHQLQEQLAEYFTSAAQSGYKASTTHDWIPSIVLNNGSNYNSYLTESIPNSREMWPKCTINEQLLRPSMNEDSSFSNARSTQQSADEFLFAKIKEETPDTFPKLSEMICNPSSSEESHSLSIRNELQCSPNNLWLSNFSSGRQIIGQPSAGDLYSNTQNPASFGGVAGSSRCNFSHVFPSTNSSLSDLSSSLISSSSLGLSLQTLDLLTSTNYGGSFSQSSHDIFGIRRDRMSLSPDHMQELADSPSNSYNKTTAFMNGVTRKKRASSVSEAKESHAVAKKSQSGSRCSCPPLKVRKEKLGDRIAALQRLVAPFGKTDTASVLTEAIGYIQFLHDQVQTLSMPYMKISHSKPNRAMQTGLSDKDGTELERDLKSRGLCLLPLSYASYVSGYE